In uncultured Methanobacterium sp., a genomic segment contains:
- a CDS encoding Mov34/MPN/PAD-1 family protein yields MLIFKSEDTNLEIILDNPLLKNILEECSKFKDLETGGILIGAYFDNRAIVSEIIGPPADSIHEPCDFYRGTAGLNELLDEKWKQGEFLVGEWHYHPNNSPEPSPIDDATMHEFSQDEKLNCHEIIQIIAGGNESMGWEFSVHLYMNNQKFKFKQQN; encoded by the coding sequence ATGTTAATCTTCAAATCAGAAGATACTAATTTGGAGATCATACTTGACAATCCCCTACTAAAAAACATCCTAGAAGAATGTTCTAAATTTAAAGACCTGGAAACAGGTGGAATTCTCATAGGTGCTTATTTTGATAATCGGGCCATAGTGTCCGAAATAATTGGCCCACCAGCTGACAGTATACATGAACCTTGTGATTTTTATAGAGGCACAGCTGGATTGAATGAACTTTTAGATGAGAAATGGAAACAGGGCGAATTTTTAGTTGGTGAATGGCATTACCATCCCAACAACAGTCCAGAACCAAGCCCAATAGATGATGCTACTATGCACGAATTTTCTCAGGATGAAAAACTCAACTGTCATGAAATTATCCAAATCATTGCAGGTGGAAATGAGTCCATGGGATGGGAGTTCAGTGTTCACCTTTACATGAATAATCAAAAATTCAAATTCAAACAACAGAATTGA
- a CDS encoding pro-sigmaK processing inhibitor BofA family protein: MEILTLVIIGIVLLVLVIFFASILLKLGKIVLSILLHMILGWILLFIWNILPFFKIPINILTMLVAGFGGIIGVVVLILAKALGLY, translated from the coding sequence ATGGAAATCTTGACCCTGGTAATCATTGGAATAGTCCTATTAGTTTTGGTCATATTCTTTGCCAGCATCCTATTAAAGCTGGGAAAGATTGTCCTGAGCATCCTGTTGCACATGATACTGGGATGGATACTCCTTTTCATCTGGAACATCCTCCCATTTTTCAAAATCCCCATAAATATACTCACCATGCTGGTGGCCGGTTTTGGTGGTATAATCGGGGTGGTTGTGCTTATTTTAGCTAAAGCATTGGGTTTATATTAA
- a CDS encoding site-specific integrase, whose protein sequence is MDDQIIRTFFNSNSYAANTCRLYNLILENYKQFQGLSLEELLNEAETEEDQGVKRRRRRINLRVSDWKANLEQEGKSPHTIRSYLNAIISFYNYYDIIPPKIKNKQGDIALEQNQGRLLKKEEIRKMVDAGDTRSRAIIYTLALTGLSQAELRKITIQQLMQAASDVLDRPIRTIEDFLDSENDLNNEILTIHITRTKVHHRFFTFIPPEATRQIIAYLRERVHSKNTKINPLPEGEVFVMYDGAPITDHAMREVIVNAGENAGFQRSKEGAFAYWRGHALRKYFVSTIKNKTGNIELAEWLIGHKPRYTDNTYWFKDVEDLKKDYLRALEFLSIDGGRVTDFESKEYKDVMKRLDGVGWVLDLLEEDEEVQAVVKKAVLRRQGKPEF, encoded by the coding sequence GTGGACGACCAAATAATTCGAACATTTTTTAATAGTAACAGTTATGCAGCCAACACCTGCAGGCTATATAATTTAATTTTAGAAAATTACAAACAATTCCAAGGACTCAGCCTAGAAGAATTACTTAACGAAGCAGAAACTGAGGAAGACCAGGGAGTAAAAAGACGTCGCCGCCGGATCAACTTAAGAGTTTCAGACTGGAAAGCCAACCTGGAACAAGAAGGCAAATCACCCCACACAATAAGATCTTACCTAAATGCAATCATCAGTTTTTACAATTACTACGACATAATCCCTCCAAAAATTAAAAACAAACAGGGAGACATAGCCCTTGAACAAAACCAAGGTCGATTACTGAAAAAAGAAGAAATTAGGAAGATGGTCGATGCAGGAGATACTAGGAGCAGAGCCATAATTTACACATTGGCCTTAACCGGATTATCACAAGCAGAACTAAGAAAAATAACAATACAACAATTAATGCAAGCTGCCAGTGATGTTCTTGACAGACCTATTAGAACAATAGAAGATTTTTTAGACTCTGAAAATGACCTCAATAATGAAATTCTCACCATCCACATAACTCGTACAAAAGTTCATCATCGTTTTTTTACATTCATACCGCCTGAGGCAACGCGCCAAATCATAGCATACCTACGTGAAAGAGTTCACAGTAAAAATACAAAAATCAATCCTTTACCTGAAGGTGAAGTTTTTGTCATGTATGATGGTGCACCCATCACAGATCATGCTATGAGGGAAGTTATTGTTAATGCAGGAGAAAATGCCGGATTTCAAAGAAGTAAAGAAGGAGCATTTGCTTACTGGAGAGGTCATGCTCTTAGAAAATACTTTGTATCAACTATCAAAAATAAAACTGGAAACATTGAACTGGCTGAGTGGTTGATTGGTCATAAACCCAGGTACACTGATAACACTTATTGGTTTAAGGATGTTGAAGATCTGAAAAAGGATTATCTTCGTGCATTGGAATTTTTGAGCATTGATGGTGGTCGGGTTACGGACTTTGAAAGTAAGGAATATAAGGATGTTATGAAGCGCCTTGATGGTGTGGGTTGGGTGTTGGATTTGTTGGAGGAGGATGAGGAAGTTCAGGCTGTTGTTAAAAAGGCGGTGTTGAGGAGGCAGGGAAAGCCTGAGTTTTGA
- a CDS encoding argininosuccinate synthase — protein MEKVVLAFSGGLDTSVCIKLLEEKYDQKVITACVDVGQPEEEITRPAKLAGEMGLEHYTIDAKDEFAREFIFKAIKANAVYEGYPLSTALARPLIAMKIVELAEKVDAKAIAHGCTGKGNDQFRFESIIRSHSDCNVIAPIRDLNLTRTEEVKYAQSHGIPLPSDKLYSIDENLWGRSIEGDILEDPMVETPEEAFNWTRSTEDAPDEAEVIEISFEEGVPTEINGELMGPLDIIRKANEIAGIHGIGRVDIMEDRIIGLKSRENYETPGAVLLIAAHRALDQLVLTREELKFSEIASQTYSELVYNGLWHEPLREDLDQLIDNMQGRASGTVRLKLHKGNIRIMGRKSPFSLYQEEAVSFEDKDMDQREMAGMVKNYGIQAACYQDICRRK, from the coding sequence ATGGAAAAAGTGGTTCTGGCGTTCAGCGGTGGGCTGGACACCTCAGTATGCATAAAATTACTGGAAGAAAAATACGACCAGAAAGTTATAACTGCCTGTGTGGATGTTGGACAACCTGAAGAAGAAATCACACGGCCTGCTAAGCTTGCAGGTGAGATGGGCTTAGAACACTACACCATAGATGCCAAAGATGAATTTGCACGTGAATTCATATTCAAAGCCATCAAAGCTAACGCAGTTTACGAAGGTTACCCCCTAAGCACTGCCCTGGCACGGCCCCTAATTGCCATGAAAATTGTAGAATTAGCTGAAAAGGTTGATGCTAAGGCTATTGCCCATGGTTGTACCGGTAAAGGCAATGATCAGTTCCGTTTTGAGTCCATAATTCGATCTCACTCAGATTGCAATGTTATCGCCCCTATAAGGGATCTGAACCTCACCCGGACTGAAGAAGTGAAGTATGCTCAGTCCCATGGAATACCCCTCCCCTCAGATAAACTTTACAGTATAGACGAGAATTTATGGGGACGTTCCATAGAAGGTGACATCTTGGAGGATCCCATGGTGGAAACCCCTGAAGAGGCCTTCAACTGGACCAGATCCACAGAGGATGCCCCTGATGAAGCAGAGGTAATTGAGATATCATTTGAGGAAGGTGTTCCCACTGAAATCAACGGAGAGCTCATGGGACCCCTGGATATCATCAGAAAAGCCAATGAAATCGCAGGTATCCATGGAATTGGAAGGGTTGATATCATGGAAGACCGAATCATTGGTCTCAAATCCAGGGAAAATTACGAAACACCCGGCGCTGTCCTGTTAATTGCAGCTCACCGTGCCCTGGACCAGTTAGTTTTAACCAGAGAGGAGTTGAAATTCTCGGAAATTGCATCACAAACCTATTCCGAACTGGTATACAACGGATTATGGCACGAACCCCTCCGGGAAGATCTGGATCAGCTCATTGACAACATGCAAGGCCGGGCCTCAGGTACTGTCCGGTTAAAACTGCACAAGGGCAATATACGTATTATGGGAAGAAAATCCCCATTCAGCCTGTACCAGGAGGAAGCTGTTTCCTTTGAGGATAAGGATATGGATCAGCGAGAAATGGCTGGTATGGTTAAAAACTATGGGATCCAGGCAGCCTGTTATCAGGATATCTGCCGTAGAAAATGA
- a CDS encoding DUF935 family protein, producing the protein MAFNPVEYFNLNQKPMLEIRAGAPRNLGGELSRRRQDYTWMKAMFGGEYNPDKLTYRDYNNMILDPQVKSSLLFITYAMLRQRWTVTPASDDKKDKEVADFVTKAYKNMQIIPMRQVLKDTFSDMKYGYSVAETVWHVKDVSTPRVMPYKIKPLAIDTIENCFVYTPTGEVESIIQNVGDGNPITIPAEKCLISTFNEEMGNKYGSPLLKEVNNNVFMKKQILKWWAVFLQKHESPNLAGFYSAKGNQADMQKMLNGFYEGRMNAVFPEGDQVQVIESTHHGEGFLTALHYHDMIIQRNFLIGTLLFGQQEASGSYSQSQTHLDTAMIFLDGSLADHAIPWQMKTQQMVDYNFGVEEYPQFAFEPFRRRDVVAVLNAIQPYAEKFMLSKSVTQQVLEEALEEMGFDILFEGVDEEALESEPDTEPAPLPDGFQGMENEIQQVEDGFPQL; encoded by the coding sequence ATGGCATTTAATCCCGTTGAATACTTCAACTTAAACCAAAAACCCATGCTTGAAATCAGGGCAGGTGCACCTCGGAACCTAGGAGGAGAACTCAGCCGCCGCCGACAGGACTACACCTGGATGAAAGCCATGTTCGGAGGAGAATATAACCCTGATAAACTCACCTACCGGGATTATAACAACATGATCCTGGACCCTCAGGTAAAGAGCAGCCTCCTCTTCATCACTTATGCAATGTTAAGGCAGCGGTGGACAGTTACCCCTGCCAGTGATGATAAAAAGGATAAAGAAGTCGCGGACTTTGTCACCAAAGCATACAAAAACATGCAGATCATCCCCATGAGGCAGGTTCTGAAAGACACCTTCAGTGACATGAAATATGGGTATAGTGTAGCTGAGACGGTGTGGCATGTTAAAGATGTTAGCACGCCCCGTGTAATGCCATATAAAATTAAACCATTAGCTATTGACACTATCGAGAACTGCTTCGTATACACTCCAACTGGAGAGGTGGAATCAATCATCCAGAACGTAGGGGATGGAAATCCAATCACAATACCTGCAGAGAAATGTCTGATAAGCACTTTCAATGAGGAAATGGGTAACAAATACGGAAGCCCACTACTCAAAGAAGTGAATAACAATGTTTTCATGAAAAAGCAGATCCTGAAGTGGTGGGCAGTTTTCCTGCAGAAACATGAAAGTCCTAACCTAGCTGGTTTTTACAGTGCTAAAGGAAACCAAGCAGATATGCAGAAAATGTTAAACGGTTTCTATGAAGGCCGTATGAATGCGGTCTTCCCAGAAGGGGACCAGGTCCAGGTCATAGAATCAACACACCACGGTGAAGGATTCCTCACAGCCCTCCATTATCATGACATGATCATCCAACGAAACTTCCTCATAGGCACCCTACTTTTTGGCCAGCAGGAAGCCAGTGGATCCTACTCACAATCACAAACTCATCTCGACACTGCAATGATCTTCCTTGATGGATCCCTGGCAGACCATGCCATACCCTGGCAGATGAAAACTCAGCAGATGGTGGATTATAACTTCGGTGTTGAAGAATATCCCCAATTTGCTTTTGAACCATTCCGACGCAGGGACGTGGTGGCGGTGTTAAATGCCATTCAGCCTTATGCTGAGAAATTCATGTTATCCAAGAGTGTGACTCAGCAGGTTCTTGAAGAGGCCCTGGAGGAGATGGGTTTTGATATTTTATTTGAAGGTGTTGATGAAGAGGCTTTGGAGAGTGAACCTGATACAGAGCCTGCACCGTTACCTGATGGTTTCCAGGGAATGGAGAATGAGATCCAACAGGTGGAAGATGGATTCCCACAGTTATAA
- a CDS encoding metal-dependent hydrolase, translating into MPSYKNHILFSIIMIFPFFPDVYYLSLAVIGASVVDLDTSFRYRNLIIMALAGGILTLILPLFQITPFTGILLMSIALFFFVAQHRGFVHSVPGTVLAAVCLALFVISFQNILMNLTPDLRVSFLLTSLILGIIVLNRGLLILYTLLVTVGIFLTPLTSFNFFYVATALFVGSLSHLVLDLFTGSGVKLFDPISKHRYGKMTGLLIIAIWLVSVAVLYIYPGENYLSLNYILTTFPQLTAFNPIKIID; encoded by the coding sequence ATGCCTTCTTACAAAAATCACATATTATTCTCAATTATAATGATATTTCCATTCTTTCCTGATGTATACTACCTATCCCTGGCGGTTATAGGAGCTTCAGTTGTGGATCTGGACACCAGTTTCCGTTACAGAAATCTGATTATAATGGCTCTTGCAGGGGGAATACTAACATTAATCCTTCCATTATTCCAAATCACTCCATTTACAGGAATATTATTAATGAGTATAGCATTATTCTTCTTTGTTGCGCAACACAGGGGTTTTGTGCATTCTGTTCCTGGAACGGTTTTAGCGGCAGTGTGCCTGGCCCTGTTTGTAATCAGTTTTCAGAATATTTTGATGAATTTAACGCCCGATCTAAGGGTTTCTTTCCTCTTAACATCTTTAATTCTAGGAATAATAGTTTTAAACAGAGGATTGCTTATTTTATACACATTACTGGTGACTGTTGGAATATTTTTAACACCTTTGACTAGTTTTAACTTTTTTTACGTAGCAACTGCATTATTTGTAGGTTCTTTGAGTCATCTGGTCCTGGATCTCTTCACAGGTAGTGGTGTGAAACTTTTTGATCCCATATCCAAACACCGGTATGGTAAAATGACTGGATTGTTGATCATTGCCATTTGGCTGGTCAGTGTGGCAGTTCTTTATATTTATCCTGGAGAAAACTACCTGTCTTTAAACTATATTTTAACTACATTCCCCCAATTAACCGCATTTAATCCAATTAAAATTATTGATTGA
- a CDS encoding TFIIB-type zinc ribbon-containing protein, with protein sequence MATTTSTPTPDSCSGRPPKNHRRKRVLFQYTCRSCSTIIDQLSSAWFPTVLLARAEAKLTVINCHDVAIFSKKGHGLYRACSTCGEQEDIIRHCPECKSIDIVEDPKTDTTTCRSCGLVLLGPPPLFAGGYPVQYGWGGATLDTSTR encoded by the coding sequence TTGGCCACTACAACATCCACTCCCACACCGGATTCCTGTAGTGGTCGCCCTCCTAAAAATCATAGACGGAAAAGAGTTTTATTTCAGTATACTTGCCGGTCATGTTCAACCATAATTGATCAACTCTCCTCTGCCTGGTTTCCAACTGTTTTATTGGCCCGGGCAGAGGCTAAACTCACTGTCATCAACTGCCATGATGTCGCCATTTTTTCCAAAAAAGGACATGGATTATATCGTGCCTGTAGCACTTGTGGCGAGCAGGAAGATATAATCCGGCATTGTCCTGAGTGTAAGAGTATTGACATTGTGGAGGATCCTAAAACAGATACCACTACCTGTCGATCTTGTGGTTTGGTATTGCTTGGACCACCACCACTTTTTGCTGGAGGTTATCCTGTACAGTATGGTTGGGGTGGTGCAACTCTTGATACTTCAACCAGATAA
- a CDS encoding DUF4405 domain-containing protein, whose translation MKKLYVVLLIALLTPITVYAWNDCPYGLLNDPYPGQCPRYLDTNQNNICDHSESPSSGSLNNSTITTQTNESSANNKNNTNSSFSDIQQVSSVPSQSYNLIPIATTILILYLITYLLYLEDRLKRSIYYAIWKYVLMASFIVTGVTGLILALSINYGIQSSWNLTIDFWHAEFAIIMAVSTLLHIHLYWKQVKRVFKAV comes from the coding sequence GTGAAAAAATTATATGTGGTTCTTTTAATTGCTCTCCTCACACCAATAACAGTTTATGCCTGGAATGACTGCCCTTACGGATTATTAAACGATCCATACCCGGGACAGTGCCCCCGTTACCTGGACACCAACCAGAATAATATATGCGACCATTCCGAGTCTCCCAGTTCAGGATCCTTAAACAACAGTACAATAACAACACAAACCAACGAAAGCAGTGCTAATAATAAAAACAATACGAATAGCAGCTTTTCTGATATTCAACAGGTCAGTTCTGTTCCCTCTCAAAGTTATAACCTGATACCAATAGCCACAACCATTCTTATCCTCTATCTAATTACATATTTATTGTATCTAGAAGACCGGCTGAAGAGGAGTATCTACTATGCCATCTGGAAATACGTGCTTATGGCAAGCTTCATTGTAACCGGTGTTACTGGACTTATCCTGGCATTATCCATTAATTATGGAATTCAATCTTCCTGGAATCTAACCATAGATTTCTGGCATGCGGAATTTGCAATTATAATGGCAGTCAGTACGTTGTTACACATCCATCTTTACTGGAAACAGGTTAAACGAGTTTTCAAGGCAGTTTAA
- a CDS encoding succinylglutamate desuccinylase/aspartoacylase family protein, producing MDYEIITIAQDTGGDISLNPDLMKELIPGNIGKHLIDAALKGTPLLKFGSGSPRILLCAGIHGNELPPQVAFFKLLDYMEDKKINGTVYTIPIAIPYATMKNSRRFQGWDMNRKTFTEGYISNNILKTAQKLEIQAAADFHSTQPQSNPGIESVFCSKKPCYKSFKIADHITSQTSSKVISQEKAGTLYGGALEDELNLSGIPAVTCEVVSRNGKVDSGSVERSLMQMKSFLNYFNVI from the coding sequence ATGGATTATGAAATTATAACTATTGCCCAAGATACTGGGGGTGACATTTCCCTTAATCCCGATTTGATGAAAGAATTGATACCAGGGAATATTGGAAAGCATTTAATTGATGCAGCTTTAAAGGGAACTCCGCTTTTAAAGTTTGGATCCGGATCTCCTCGCATACTTCTATGTGCTGGAATTCATGGAAACGAACTCCCCCCTCAAGTAGCTTTTTTTAAACTCTTGGATTACATGGAAGATAAAAAAATTAACGGAACAGTTTACACCATCCCCATTGCAATACCCTACGCCACCATGAAAAATTCACGAAGATTCCAGGGTTGGGACATGAATAGGAAGACCTTTACTGAAGGATATATTTCCAATAACATTTTAAAAACAGCCCAGAAACTGGAAATTCAGGCAGCAGCGGATTTTCACTCCACCCAGCCCCAGAGTAATCCTGGGATAGAGAGCGTTTTTTGCTCTAAAAAGCCTTGTTATAAGAGTTTTAAAATAGCAGATCATATAACCAGCCAGACATCCTCCAAGGTTATTTCCCAGGAAAAAGCCGGGACCCTATACGGTGGTGCACTGGAAGATGAATTGAATCTCAGTGGAATACCTGCGGTTACTTGTGAAGTAGTCTCTAGAAATGGAAAAGTGGATTCCGGAAGTGTTGAAAGATCTTTAATGCAGATGAAATCTTTCCTAAATTATTTCAACGTAATATAA
- a CDS encoding SagB/ThcOx family dehydrogenase yields the protein MQKKSKYILVAIILLSAFLVSYLVYTVFMQPAKTENQSRVVLGTYNLPQAEITSGMSVDQAIKDRRSVRNFTTTSLTLQDVSQLLWAAQGITDSERNYRSAPSAGHVFPMEVYLVAGNNGVQGLEAGIYQYNPYNNTLEKIVDGDQTYALSQAAHGQEWVDQAPISLVITGNYQKMKDKYPDENLSTRFVDIEAGHIGENIYLEAVARGLGAVAIGSFYDDQMIKLLKLPSNETPIYIYPVGYSAS from the coding sequence ATGCAAAAAAAGAGTAAATATATTCTGGTGGCAATTATCCTCCTTTCGGCTTTTCTGGTATCATACCTAGTTTACACGGTTTTCATGCAACCGGCTAAAACCGAAAATCAGTCTCGAGTGGTGTTAGGAACATATAACCTTCCTCAAGCTGAAATCACCAGTGGAATGTCTGTGGACCAGGCTATAAAAGACAGACGTTCGGTTCGAAATTTCACCACCACATCTCTTACCTTACAGGATGTTTCACAACTTTTATGGGCTGCCCAAGGAATCACTGACTCTGAAAGGAATTACCGATCTGCCCCTTCTGCGGGGCATGTTTTCCCAATGGAAGTATATCTAGTTGCAGGGAATAATGGTGTTCAGGGCCTTGAAGCAGGCATATATCAGTACAATCCTTACAATAACACTTTAGAAAAGATTGTAGATGGTGATCAAACTTACGCCCTGTCACAGGCAGCACATGGGCAAGAATGGGTTGATCAGGCACCCATAAGTTTAGTGATCACTGGAAATTACCAGAAAATGAAGGATAAGTATCCTGATGAAAATTTAAGCACACGTTTTGTGGATATTGAAGCTGGTCATATTGGGGAGAACATATATTTAGAAGCAGTTGCTCGTGGTCTGGGGGCAGTGGCCATTGGTTCTTTCTACGATGATCAGATGATAAAACTTTTAAAACTGCCTTCCAATGAAACCCCTATATACATTTATCCAGTAGGCTACTCGGCATCGTAG